The following proteins are co-located in the Amphiprion ocellaris isolate individual 3 ecotype Okinawa chromosome 7, ASM2253959v1, whole genome shotgun sequence genome:
- the ppp1r13l gene encoding relA-associated inhibitor isoform X1, with protein MMWSWNTWWVPQITRLSQQLGHAASVPRAERCFLTAMSSQTSFGSSMLFQTINDDLNASLATADELSREFNSMLKEASSPNNNTTSGSQIQLTSSSISKEKPLSSGSSSSSISPRKSTGSANGSSSSSGSSTSPASFRPIDSVISSNKNIPTSPVFSTSPLSSPRIHRRTHSPLPRVGSDSYSYSLPSPRLSPRHNAPSPFDRSPRSSVSYMERSPSPIHSAVPLDQSSRSSSGGNSFNLLSPYDNSQMGRRSPRPDRSPSPLSFNHPMSSTLPRNFNSFRQPEESVQRQKSPSKWNETDLDVFYERKPHHTYDKSEWLRPSVPNSSWRESNLDGPPPAPSPKKDPRSNSVQYSHSSLPRNARISVPPDVSSPSHSPYHPQPIISRISIPPASASTRQRKPIPLSVIMRLQNPHWGAMATRHPRVLGGEGDMAPYQPAVPIPREYFHPPVIQPQPPELRQPAIYSDALNPGDVDAELERLDYIRYIPVIMENPPTPEGSVEGVPIAPRPLSPTRLQPVVAPEAQSDAIPDLEELLRIRAEIPRALKRRGSVDHSLPMKKASHYQPNQYKNLIDKLFRRKDHRQRGEQGSETSSSSDGEDAAMPPAAPPQSSNVIPHSYHSILRRSRERKGSGRRARLSPLVLLLDGALVGELETVQRAVQEMNDPSQPNDEGITGLHNAICGGHYNVVDFLVRIGANASAPDSHGWTPLHCAASCNDRPLCEFLVRNGAAVMAMTESDGATASQKCDPYAVGFEECENFLRGVEEAMGVENSGVLYALWSYPAQAADELSFKEGDMVTILQKPEGSDWWWASLCGREGFVPNNYFGLFPKVRPKSLC; from the exons ATGATGTGGAGCTGGAACACCTGGTGGGTGCCACAGATCACACGGTTGAGTCAGCAATTGGGCCACGCAGCGTCAGTTCCAA gAGCAGAGCGCTGCTTCCTCACAGCCATGAGTTCCCAGACGAGCTTTGGCAGCAGCATgctgt TTCAGACCATAAATGATGACCTGAACGCGTCGCTGGCTACAGCTGATGAGTTATCCAGAGAGTTTAACTCCATGCTGAAGGAGGCATCTTCtcccaacaacaacacaacgtcTGGCTctcag ATACAACTGACCAGCTCTAGTATCTCCAAAGAGAAGCCTCTGTCCTCCGgatcctccagctcctccatctCTCCCCGGAAGTCGACCGGCAGCGCCaacggcagcagcagctcctcaggcTCCTCCACCAGCCCAGCATCTTTCCGTCCCATCGACTCGGTCATCTCCAGCAATAAAAACATCCCCACCTCCCCCGTCTTCTCCACCAGCCCGCTGTCATCTCCCAGGATTCACAGGAGGACCCACTCTCCTCTTCCTCGGGTCGGATCCGACAGCTACTCCTACAGCCTGCCGAGCCCCAGACTGTCCCCACGACACAATGCCCCGTCGCCCTTCGACAGGAGCCCCAGAAGCTCGGTCAGCTACATGGAGAGAAGCCCGTCCCCGATCCACTCAGCTGTTCCTCTGGACCAGTCGAGTCGATCCTCTTCAGGCGGGAACTCCTTCAACCTGCTGAGTCCTTATGACAACAGCCAGATGGGCCGCAGGTCGCCTCGGCCGGACAGAAGCCCGTCTCCGCTGTCCTTCAACCATCCAATGTCCAGCACGCTGCCTCGAAATTTTAACAGTTTCAGGCAACCAG AGGAAAGTGTGCAGCGGCAGAAGAGTCCCTCCAAGTGGAATGAGACAGATCTGGACGTGTTCTACGAGAGGAAACCTCACCACACTTACGACA AATCGGAGTGGCTGAGACCGTCTGTGCCAAACAGCAGCTGGAGAGAATCCAACCTGGACGGTCCTCCTCCGGCCCCGAGCCCCAAGAAG GATCCACGGTCTAATTCGGTCCAGTATTCCCACAGCTCTCTCCCCCGTAACGCTCGTATATCAGTCCCTCCAGATGTCTCCTCTCCATCCCACTCTCCTTACCACCCTCAGCCCATCATCTCCCGCATTTCCATCCCTCCTGCCTCTGCTTCGACCCGCCAGCGTAAACCCATCCCTCTCTCAGTCATCATGCGCCTCCAAAACCCCCACTGGGGAGCCATGGCCACCCGCCACCCCCGAGTGCTGGGAGGAGAAGGAGACATGGCTCCTTATCAGCCGGCTGTACCCATCCCCAGGGAGTACTTCCACCCACCCGTAATCCAGCCTCAGCCCCCTGAGCTGAGGCAGCCGGCTATTTACAGCGACG CTCTGAACCCGGGAGATGTCGACGCAGAGCTGGAGCGGCTGGACTACATCCGCTACATCCCTGTGATTATGGAGAATCCTCCCACACCGGAGGGCAGCGTCGAGGGCGTGCCGATCGCTCCCCGGCCCCTCAGCCCCACCAGGCTGCAGCCGGTCGTGGCCCCCGAGGCCCAGAGCGACGCGATCCCCgacctggaggagctgctgcgcATCAGGGCGGAGATCCCCAGAGCCCTGAAGAGACGAGGATCCGTGGACCACTCGCTGCCCATGAAGAAGGCCTCGCACTACCAGCCCAACCAGTACAAAAACCTCATCGACAAGCTGTTCCGCAGGAAGGACCATCGGCAGAGGGGGGAGCAGGGCAGCGAgaccagcagctcctcagaCGGGGAGGACGCTGCGATGCCTCCTGCCGCTCCGCCTCAGTCATCCAACGTGATTCCACAT AGCTACCATTCGATCCTGCGCCGGTCCAGAGAACGCAAAGGTTCTGGAAGGCGAGCTCGGCTGAGTCCGCTAGTTCTGCTGCTCGATGGAGCTTTGGTGGGAGAGCTGGAGACAGTGCAGAGAGCTGTGCAGGAG ATGAATGACCCCAGCCAGCCgaatgatgagggcatcactggTCTTCACAACGCCATCTGCGGGGGGCATTACAACGTGGTGGACTTCCTGGTTCGCATCGGAGCCAATGCCAGTGCACCAGACAGCCATGGATg GACTCCTCTGCATTGTGCAGCTTCTTGCAACGATCGTCCTCTGTGCGAGTTCTTGGTGAGGAatggagctgctgtaatggCTATGACGGAGAGTGATGGTGCCACCGCCTCCCAGAAGTGTGATCCTTACGCCGTCGGGTTTGAGGAGTGTGAGAACTTCCTTAGAG GCGTGGAGGAGGCCATGGGGGTGGAGAACAGCGGGGTGCTGTATGCTCTGTGGAGTTACCCGGCTCAGGCTGCCGACGAGCTAAGCTTCAAAGAGGGAGACATGGTTACCATCCTGCAGAAACCCGAAGGCTCCGACTGGTGGTGGGCTTCACTCTGCGGCAGGGAGGGCTTCGTTCCAAACAACTACTTCGGG CTTTTCCCAAAGGTTCGACCAAAATCTCTCTGCTAG
- the ppp1r13l gene encoding relA-associated inhibitor isoform X2, with product MSSQTSFGSSMLFQTINDDLNASLATADELSREFNSMLKEASSPNNNTTSGSQIQLTSSSISKEKPLSSGSSSSSISPRKSTGSANGSSSSSGSSTSPASFRPIDSVISSNKNIPTSPVFSTSPLSSPRIHRRTHSPLPRVGSDSYSYSLPSPRLSPRHNAPSPFDRSPRSSVSYMERSPSPIHSAVPLDQSSRSSSGGNSFNLLSPYDNSQMGRRSPRPDRSPSPLSFNHPMSSTLPRNFNSFRQPEESVQRQKSPSKWNETDLDVFYERKPHHTYDKSEWLRPSVPNSSWRESNLDGPPPAPSPKKDPRSNSVQYSHSSLPRNARISVPPDVSSPSHSPYHPQPIISRISIPPASASTRQRKPIPLSVIMRLQNPHWGAMATRHPRVLGGEGDMAPYQPAVPIPREYFHPPVIQPQPPELRQPAIYSDALNPGDVDAELERLDYIRYIPVIMENPPTPEGSVEGVPIAPRPLSPTRLQPVVAPEAQSDAIPDLEELLRIRAEIPRALKRRGSVDHSLPMKKASHYQPNQYKNLIDKLFRRKDHRQRGEQGSETSSSSDGEDAAMPPAAPPQSSNVIPHSYHSILRRSRERKGSGRRARLSPLVLLLDGALVGELETVQRAVQEMNDPSQPNDEGITGLHNAICGGHYNVVDFLVRIGANASAPDSHGWTPLHCAASCNDRPLCEFLVRNGAAVMAMTESDGATASQKCDPYAVGFEECENFLRGVEEAMGVENSGVLYALWSYPAQAADELSFKEGDMVTILQKPEGSDWWWASLCGREGFVPNNYFGLFPKVRPKSLC from the exons ATGAGTTCCCAGACGAGCTTTGGCAGCAGCATgctgt TTCAGACCATAAATGATGACCTGAACGCGTCGCTGGCTACAGCTGATGAGTTATCCAGAGAGTTTAACTCCATGCTGAAGGAGGCATCTTCtcccaacaacaacacaacgtcTGGCTctcag ATACAACTGACCAGCTCTAGTATCTCCAAAGAGAAGCCTCTGTCCTCCGgatcctccagctcctccatctCTCCCCGGAAGTCGACCGGCAGCGCCaacggcagcagcagctcctcaggcTCCTCCACCAGCCCAGCATCTTTCCGTCCCATCGACTCGGTCATCTCCAGCAATAAAAACATCCCCACCTCCCCCGTCTTCTCCACCAGCCCGCTGTCATCTCCCAGGATTCACAGGAGGACCCACTCTCCTCTTCCTCGGGTCGGATCCGACAGCTACTCCTACAGCCTGCCGAGCCCCAGACTGTCCCCACGACACAATGCCCCGTCGCCCTTCGACAGGAGCCCCAGAAGCTCGGTCAGCTACATGGAGAGAAGCCCGTCCCCGATCCACTCAGCTGTTCCTCTGGACCAGTCGAGTCGATCCTCTTCAGGCGGGAACTCCTTCAACCTGCTGAGTCCTTATGACAACAGCCAGATGGGCCGCAGGTCGCCTCGGCCGGACAGAAGCCCGTCTCCGCTGTCCTTCAACCATCCAATGTCCAGCACGCTGCCTCGAAATTTTAACAGTTTCAGGCAACCAG AGGAAAGTGTGCAGCGGCAGAAGAGTCCCTCCAAGTGGAATGAGACAGATCTGGACGTGTTCTACGAGAGGAAACCTCACCACACTTACGACA AATCGGAGTGGCTGAGACCGTCTGTGCCAAACAGCAGCTGGAGAGAATCCAACCTGGACGGTCCTCCTCCGGCCCCGAGCCCCAAGAAG GATCCACGGTCTAATTCGGTCCAGTATTCCCACAGCTCTCTCCCCCGTAACGCTCGTATATCAGTCCCTCCAGATGTCTCCTCTCCATCCCACTCTCCTTACCACCCTCAGCCCATCATCTCCCGCATTTCCATCCCTCCTGCCTCTGCTTCGACCCGCCAGCGTAAACCCATCCCTCTCTCAGTCATCATGCGCCTCCAAAACCCCCACTGGGGAGCCATGGCCACCCGCCACCCCCGAGTGCTGGGAGGAGAAGGAGACATGGCTCCTTATCAGCCGGCTGTACCCATCCCCAGGGAGTACTTCCACCCACCCGTAATCCAGCCTCAGCCCCCTGAGCTGAGGCAGCCGGCTATTTACAGCGACG CTCTGAACCCGGGAGATGTCGACGCAGAGCTGGAGCGGCTGGACTACATCCGCTACATCCCTGTGATTATGGAGAATCCTCCCACACCGGAGGGCAGCGTCGAGGGCGTGCCGATCGCTCCCCGGCCCCTCAGCCCCACCAGGCTGCAGCCGGTCGTGGCCCCCGAGGCCCAGAGCGACGCGATCCCCgacctggaggagctgctgcgcATCAGGGCGGAGATCCCCAGAGCCCTGAAGAGACGAGGATCCGTGGACCACTCGCTGCCCATGAAGAAGGCCTCGCACTACCAGCCCAACCAGTACAAAAACCTCATCGACAAGCTGTTCCGCAGGAAGGACCATCGGCAGAGGGGGGAGCAGGGCAGCGAgaccagcagctcctcagaCGGGGAGGACGCTGCGATGCCTCCTGCCGCTCCGCCTCAGTCATCCAACGTGATTCCACAT AGCTACCATTCGATCCTGCGCCGGTCCAGAGAACGCAAAGGTTCTGGAAGGCGAGCTCGGCTGAGTCCGCTAGTTCTGCTGCTCGATGGAGCTTTGGTGGGAGAGCTGGAGACAGTGCAGAGAGCTGTGCAGGAG ATGAATGACCCCAGCCAGCCgaatgatgagggcatcactggTCTTCACAACGCCATCTGCGGGGGGCATTACAACGTGGTGGACTTCCTGGTTCGCATCGGAGCCAATGCCAGTGCACCAGACAGCCATGGATg GACTCCTCTGCATTGTGCAGCTTCTTGCAACGATCGTCCTCTGTGCGAGTTCTTGGTGAGGAatggagctgctgtaatggCTATGACGGAGAGTGATGGTGCCACCGCCTCCCAGAAGTGTGATCCTTACGCCGTCGGGTTTGAGGAGTGTGAGAACTTCCTTAGAG GCGTGGAGGAGGCCATGGGGGTGGAGAACAGCGGGGTGCTGTATGCTCTGTGGAGTTACCCGGCTCAGGCTGCCGACGAGCTAAGCTTCAAAGAGGGAGACATGGTTACCATCCTGCAGAAACCCGAAGGCTCCGACTGGTGGTGGGCTTCACTCTGCGGCAGGGAGGGCTTCGTTCCAAACAACTACTTCGGG CTTTTCCCAAAGGTTCGACCAAAATCTCTCTGCTAG